Within the Pseudobythopirellula maris genome, the region ACGCGCCCTCGGTTCCCGCTTTGTAATGGCTGTTGTAGGCGTAGAAATCGGCCGTCTCGTCGTAGCCCACCGGGCGGAGTTGGTAGCGGATCGGCTGACGAGGGTTGCGGTTCGTCGTCGGCGCACCAAGCCCCTGCTCGGCAATCAGTTCGACTGTGAGCGTGTTGTAGACCAAGCCTTGGCGGATACTCGAATTCGAAGGCGCACCCGCCCAGTCGCCGCGGGCGTACACCCCTGCCCCGTAATGCGAATTGAGCATGTCGACGATGTCTTGCGTGCTCTCGTCCGGATCGGTTTGCTCTTGGAGCAATAGCACGTCGATCGGCTTGGCGACGCCGCCGACGCTCTCCTCGCCGATCGCGCGTAGCACGGTCTCGAGTTCGGGCCGAGGGCCTTGGAGCGTGTTGTAGGTAACGATCCGCAACTGCGCCTGGGCAGCCGAGCCGCAAGCTAAAGAGGCAGCCACCATCAGCATGGCTACGCAGAACGAGCCAGCCCTACGCCGGGCGCCGCTCGAATGGTTTGCCAGGCCTGAAAATAGAGAAGTGACCAAGCTGCTTCCGGGTGCAAGGGTTCGATCGCTCCAGCCGAGGGGGGAGCTCAATCAGGAGGGATAGCAAGGAAATCGGGTCTGCACAGACCCGCATCGACTCGAGAGCGGGGACGGCGTTGCGGCGCCTCAAAGCCTCACTATACCGAGGCGATCAGGAACGCTGGGTAGTGGGTATACGAATTTTTGATGAATTTTGCCTTACATATCCCCTCGTTCATTGACCAAGGCTCGCGAACGGTTAGGATCGTTTCTATTGGTTATAGGGCGAGGTAGTGGGCTGTTTGGGGCAATCGCTCTGGCGTCGCCCCGTGTAGCTACCTCGGCCCCTGCCTACGGCATTTACGACAAACCTTAATACGCCCTGGCCGGCGATTTGACGCCGCCAAGGGCTTTCCCTCCGCACACGTCGCCATCGCGTCTTCGATCAATCGCCCTTCGATGATTCGAAGTATGGTCTTTGGCCGCCCTCCCGACCCGTCGCTTAGATCCAGTCGCGTTGATTCGCTGACTCTCACGCCCCCCAAGGAAGTCGGGGGGACGTCCAGCCTTGGAGCTCACGAGCTGGCGCAAATCCCGTCGCGCGTGCGCCCCGCTGCTGAACGAGCCGCCAGTCGCCGAATGTGGCGGTTTGCGAGACAACCCGACTCATGCAGCTACCCCCTTAAGAACCTCGAGTCGTAGACAACGCCTCTCGTCCGCTAGTACTCCCCCTCAGGCCAAGTGGAAAATGACCAAGATCACCCAATACCTGCGGACCGTGGCGGCCGCCGTCGCCCTGACGATTCTCCTCGCGACAACCGCGCACGCCCAGCTGATTGTCACCGAGATCATGGCCGACCCTGGCACCAACACCAGTTCGAGCGACCCGGCCTGGGAGTGGATCGAGCTCTGGAACAATACCGATAACGCCATCGATTTTTCGGCGACGCCCTATGTCATCGATGACGACGACGCGGACGCGGATAACGACTTCAACTCGAGCACTTACGCGCAGCTCTCTCAGCCCAACCTGAATGTCGGCGTGATCCCCGCTGGCGGGATTGCCGTGCTCTACAACCAATTCGAGTTGGACGACACCTACGACGGCGATTACCAATTCGAGGACGCCTGGGGCACGCAGAACAGCCAGGGACAACCGATCACCTACATCCCCTTCACTATCAACGACAACCCGTCCGCCGGTTCGGGCCCGGTGGACTACAACTTCCTCTTCCCCGGTTTGTCGAACAGTGACGACCAAGTCGGTTTGTGGTCGTCCTACTCCGCTTACAGCTCGGAGACGCCGCTCAATGGCCCCGGCAGCCTGGCCGACGACTTCACGACCAATAACACCGTTTCGGGCGTCTACTACGGCGATCCCCCCACGACCAGGTCGGTGCAGTGGCGTGGCGTCGGCGACTTCAAGGATTTCAATAACTGGGTCCGCTCCGAGCCCGATGTGGCCGGCGCCGTCGTGACCAATGTGATCGCCGAAGAGGGTGAAGGCGTGCTCAACGGCACCGACTTCGGCAGCCCCGGCATCACCCACGGCACGGGCGCGGCCCCCGCCGGCGAGTTGGTGATCACCGAGATCATGATGGACCCGAATTTCTCCGACTTTCAGTGGGAATGGATCGAGGTTCACAACAACACCGGGGCGGCGATTGACTTCGGCAGCACGCCTTACGTGTTCGACGACTTCCGCGGGAACGACCTCACCGAGGCGAATATCACCTCCGGCGTGATCCCCGACGGCTCGACGGCGGTGCTGTTCAACGAGGCCAACAGCGACCTCTTTGATCTGGCGAACGACCTGGGCGAGAACCCCGCTCCCGACGTGCTCATGGAGCGGGCCTGGGGCTCAGGCATCAACTTCATCCCCGTCTCCACATGGTCGAGTCTCAACAACTTGCAGGGCGAGACTTCGGTGGGCGACAAGATCGGCATCTGGTCGTCGCTTGCCGACTACGAGGCGGAGCCGAATGACGATCCCGATCCCACCGGTGACGAGGGTGAGACGGTTCGCACTTTCGACAACGCCACCGTGGTTGTTGAGTACGAATTCGGCCAGAACGGCTGGGACGATTACGTGTTCAACTCAGGCACCTCGATCTACCTGGAGGACCTCAGCTTCGACCCGAGCGATCCCGCCAGCTGGGGCGTCTCCGGAGACGGCCCGGACCTCTTCGTTGGGTACCCCGCCGCATCGGTCGAAGGCGATTTGATCATCTACCCGGCCGACGACACGGGCTCGCCGGGATTGTTCTTGGCCCAGCCGATCCTTGTGGGCGACTACAACGACAACGGCGTGGTTGACGCGGCCGACTTCACCGTGTGGCGTGACAACTTCGAAACCGACGCCTCGTTGCCCAACCGCGACCCGGGTCTCTCGGGCGACATCTCGATGGACGACTACGCCGCCTGGGTGGCGAATTTCGGCGAGACGCTCGACGCGATGTCGAATGCGTCCTCGGCCGCCGTTCCCGAGCCCGCGGCCCTGGCCGTGCTCGCCATGGGGCTGGCCGGCTTGGTGTCGCGTCGCCGCCGCTGAGGCCGCTCGCGGCAAAGCTAAAGAACAAGGCCGCGGCCCCCGTTTGGGGCCGCGGCCTTTTTTTGTGTGTAGCTGATTTTCTAGCGCCAGCCGGCTTACTCGAGAGAGGCGGTCACGAGCTCGTTGTTCACCGCGTCGATGTGATGCGCCTCGATACGAGGCGACCCGTCGGCGAAGCCAACCACCAAGGCCAAGTCGCCCAAGCGGTTGATCCTCCGCGGCACGCCGCCGGTGACCTGCGAGATCCGCTCGATCGCCTCGGCGGAGAAGACCTCGCGGGTGGCGCCCGCGGCTTCGAGGCGACGGCCGATGTAGCCGGACGTCTCCTCGGGGGTGAGCGTGCGGACCAACGCCTTGACCGCCAGCCGCTCGTCGAGGCCCGGCGTGCGTGCGAGCGTCGAGATCAGCCCCATCTGCCCCACCAGCAGGAGGGTCCAAGGGGCCTGCCCGCCATCGAACAGGTCGATCAGCAGCCGCACCGTCTCCAGCAGGCCGGCGTCTTCGAGCAATTGCGCCTCGTCCAGTACGACGACGGGCCGCACGCCGCTCTCGGCGTTGCGCTCCACCAGACGCTCAAGACGGCCAAGCGTGGCGTCGGCCGAAACGCGTCCCTCGGGGTCGGCGGGGGCCTCCAGCCGATCGGCCAGTAGGGCGAGCAGCTCACGGTCGCTCAGGCGCGGGAACGCCAGCCGCACGACCGGCGTGGTCGCCGGATCGAGTTCTGAGGCGAGACGCCTGAGCAGCAGCGTTTTGCCCACGCCGCTGGGGCCGGCGAGCGCCGCGGCGCCGCGGCCTTGGTCGATCGCATAGCGGAGCTTGAGCGCCGCCCCCTCGTGCGATTCGCAAGGGTAGTAGCCGGCCGGGCCGGGGTCGGCCTCGAACGGCTTGCTGTCGAGTTGCCAGTAGTCTTCGTACATCGAAGGCCCCTCCCGGGCCGTCAGTCGCTGCGTCCTGAGTGTTGCTCTTCGCTAACGAGGGTCGCTGGAATGTTTAGCGTTCGTGACGACGTGAATCAACACGGCCCTGTCGCCCACCAAGCCGCGCGTCGCACAGCAACCCCTTCGATCCCCGAGCTTCAAGACGCGGCGGCCACTTCGATAAGCCCGCACGGCCCGATGCCGAGACCTTCGAGTGATTTCCGAGCGTGGTCAATGTCCCGGGCGTCGTCGCCCTCGCTGTGGATGAGCGCCACGCGTGTCTCGAGCTTGCCGAAAGGCTGGAGCCCGTGGGTCAATCGCTGCGTGACGACCCCCATGTCGATCACGACCAGGTCGCTGGACGCAACGAGCTCTTCGCAGG harbors:
- a CDS encoding PEP-CTERM sorting domain-containing protein; protein product: MTKITQYLRTVAAAVALTILLATTAHAQLIVTEIMADPGTNTSSSDPAWEWIELWNNTDNAIDFSATPYVIDDDDADADNDFNSSTYAQLSQPNLNVGVIPAGGIAVLYNQFELDDTYDGDYQFEDAWGTQNSQGQPITYIPFTINDNPSAGSGPVDYNFLFPGLSNSDDQVGLWSSYSAYSSETPLNGPGSLADDFTTNNTVSGVYYGDPPTTRSVQWRGVGDFKDFNNWVRSEPDVAGAVVTNVIAEEGEGVLNGTDFGSPGITHGTGAAPAGELVITEIMMDPNFSDFQWEWIEVHNNTGAAIDFGSTPYVFDDFRGNDLTEANITSGVIPDGSTAVLFNEANSDLFDLANDLGENPAPDVLMERAWGSGINFIPVSTWSSLNNLQGETSVGDKIGIWSSLADYEAEPNDDPDPTGDEGETVRTFDNATVVVEYEFGQNGWDDYVFNSGTSIYLEDLSFDPSDPASWGVSGDGPDLFVGYPAASVEGDLIIYPADDTGSPGLFLAQPILVGDYNDNGVVDAADFTVWRDNFETDASLPNRDPGLSGDISMDDYAAWVANFGETLDAMSNASSAAVPEPAALAVLAMGLAGLVSRRRR
- a CDS encoding ExeA family protein, with product MYEDYWQLDSKPFEADPGPAGYYPCESHEGAALKLRYAIDQGRGAAALAGPSGVGKTLLLRRLASELDPATTPVVRLAFPRLSDRELLALLADRLEAPADPEGRVSADATLGRLERLVERNAESGVRPVVVLDEAQLLEDAGLLETVRLLIDLFDGGQAPWTLLLVGQMGLISTLARTPGLDERLAVKALVRTLTPEETSGYIGRRLEAAGATREVFSAEAIERISQVTGGVPRRINRLGDLALVVGFADGSPRIEAHHIDAVNNELVTASLE